The Cellulomonas sp. P24 genome contains a region encoding:
- the pcrA gene encoding DNA helicase PcrA has product MTSLFENLPLPGLGPTAAARLPVVAPRDDDELRDADDVPESSARSTTSVGGEGRDESLGDRPSGRSTTGATGRPDAEEAARLLVGLNPEQRAAVLHAGGPLLIVAGAGSGKTRVLTHRIGHLLATGRARPGEILAITFTNKAAAEMRDRVEALVGPAARSMWVSTFHSACVRILRKEAATLGLRSGFSIYDSADAQRLLTMVSRELDLDPKKFPAKALASKISALKDELVDPETYARVSGSAAGSGNDFDATLAEVYQRYQTRLRQAHALDFDDLIMSTVNLLQAFPAVAEHYRRRFRHVLVDEYQDTNHAQYTLVRELAGETGELTVVGDSDQSIYAFRGATIRNILEFEHDYPNATTILLEQNYRSTQTILSAANAVISRNPGRQPKRLWTDSGDGAAIVVYVADNEHEEARFIAEEIDRLADSDGVRPGDVAIFYRANAQSRAMEEVLIRVGLPYKVVGGTRFYERREIKDAVAYLRAIANPDDDVNLRRILNVPKRGLGDRAEAMVAAYAERERISFGAALDRVDEVPGVATRSLNALRTFADLMTDLRALASSGAGPAEVLGAVLDRTGYLAELRGSDDPQDASRVENLAELHAVASEFEQSEPEGDLADFLERVSLVADSDQIPSPDAGGDDAAQTSTVDQGVVTLMTLHTAKGLEFPVVFLTGMEDGTFPHMRSLADTDQLAEERRLAYVGLTRARERLYISRAAVRTAWGVPNEFPPSRFLDDLPEHLLDWRRRESSMSALRGPGGFGAGGFGSGGYGSGAHGSGGYTTRGAGGRSDTARKTGVPAADGPRFGSATPRPDAEVPSLAVGDRVTHDAYGLGTVVGVEGGGPNAVAKVDFGTEGTKRLLLRYSPVTKL; this is encoded by the coding sequence CACGGGCCGGCCCGACGCCGAGGAGGCCGCGCGCCTGCTCGTCGGGCTGAACCCCGAGCAGCGTGCCGCCGTCCTGCACGCCGGCGGTCCGCTGCTCATCGTCGCCGGCGCGGGCTCCGGCAAGACGCGCGTCCTGACCCACCGGATCGGTCACCTGCTCGCGACCGGGCGGGCCCGGCCCGGCGAGATCCTCGCGATCACGTTCACGAACAAGGCCGCGGCGGAGATGCGCGACCGCGTGGAGGCACTGGTCGGCCCGGCCGCGAGGTCGATGTGGGTCTCGACGTTCCACTCGGCCTGCGTGCGGATCCTGCGCAAGGAGGCCGCGACGCTCGGACTTCGCTCCGGCTTCTCGATCTACGACTCCGCCGACGCGCAGCGCCTGCTGACGATGGTCTCCCGCGAGCTCGACCTCGACCCGAAGAAGTTCCCGGCGAAGGCGCTCGCCTCGAAGATCTCGGCCCTCAAGGACGAGCTCGTCGACCCCGAGACGTACGCACGGGTGTCGGGATCCGCCGCGGGGTCCGGGAACGACTTCGACGCGACGCTCGCCGAGGTCTACCAGCGGTACCAGACCCGGCTGCGGCAGGCGCACGCGCTCGACTTCGACGACCTCATCATGTCCACCGTCAACCTGCTGCAGGCGTTCCCGGCGGTCGCCGAGCACTACCGCCGACGGTTCCGGCACGTGCTGGTCGACGAGTACCAGGACACGAACCACGCGCAGTACACGCTCGTGCGCGAGCTGGCCGGTGAGACCGGCGAGCTGACCGTCGTCGGGGACTCCGACCAGTCGATCTACGCGTTCCGCGGTGCGACGATCCGCAACATCCTCGAGTTCGAGCACGACTACCCGAACGCCACGACGATCCTGCTCGAGCAGAACTACCGCTCGACGCAGACGATCCTCTCGGCCGCCAACGCGGTGATCTCCCGGAATCCCGGGCGTCAGCCCAAGCGGTTGTGGACCGACTCCGGCGACGGCGCCGCGATCGTCGTGTACGTCGCGGACAACGAGCACGAGGAAGCCCGGTTCATCGCCGAGGAGATCGACCGACTGGCCGACTCCGACGGGGTCCGGCCGGGCGACGTCGCGATCTTCTACCGCGCGAACGCCCAGTCCCGCGCCATGGAGGAGGTGCTGATCCGCGTCGGCCTGCCGTACAAGGTCGTCGGTGGCACCCGCTTCTACGAGCGTCGCGAGATCAAGGACGCGGTCGCGTACCTGCGCGCGATCGCGAACCCCGACGACGACGTCAACCTCCGGCGGATCCTCAACGTCCCCAAGCGTGGTCTGGGCGACCGGGCCGAGGCGATGGTGGCGGCCTACGCGGAGCGCGAGCGGATCTCGTTCGGTGCCGCGCTCGACCGTGTCGACGAGGTCCCCGGCGTCGCGACCAGGTCCCTGAACGCGCTGCGCACCTTCGCGGACCTGATGACGGACCTCCGCGCGCTCGCCTCGAGCGGTGCCGGGCCGGCGGAGGTGCTCGGTGCGGTCCTCGACCGGACCGGTTACCTCGCGGAGCTGCGCGGGAGCGACGACCCGCAGGACGCGTCCCGGGTCGAGAACCTTGCGGAGCTCCACGCGGTGGCGAGCGAGTTCGAGCAGAGCGAGCCGGAGGGTGACCTCGCGGACTTCCTCGAGCGGGTGTCCCTGGTGGCGGACTCGGACCAGATCCCCAGCCCCGACGCGGGCGGCGACGACGCGGCGCAGACCTCGACCGTGGACCAGGGCGTCGTGACGCTCATGACCCTGCACACCGCCAAGGGCCTCGAGTTCCCGGTCGTCTTCCTCACCGGGATGGAGGACGGGACCTTCCCGCACATGAGGTCCCTCGCCGACACCGACCAGCTCGCCGAGGAGCGGCGCCTGGCCTACGTCGGGCTCACCCGTGCCCGGGAGCGGCTGTACATCTCGCGCGCCGCCGTGCGCACGGCGTGGGGGGTGCCCAACGAGTTCCCGCCGAGCCGGTTCCTCGACGACCTCCCGGAGCACCTGCTGGACTGGCGTCGACGCGAGTCGTCCATGTCAGCGCTTCGCGGGCCCGGCGGGTTCGGGGCGGGCGGCTTCGGTTCCGGCGGGTACGGCTCTGGCGCGCACGGCTCGGGCGGGTACACCACCCGTGGCGCCGGTGGGCGCAGCGACACCGCGCGGAAGACGGGGGTGCCCGCGGCCGACGGTCCGCGCTTCGGCTCCGCGACGCCGCGTCCGGACGCCGAGGTCCCGAGCCTCGCGGTCGGCGACCGCGTGACGCACGACGCGTACGGCCTCGGCACCGTGGTCGGTGTCGAGGGCGGCGGCCCGAACGCGGTCGCAAAGGTCGACTTCGGCACCGAGGGCACCAAGCGGCTGCTGCTGCGGTACTCACCGGTCACCAAGCTCTGA